The Mangifera indica cultivar Alphonso chromosome 8, CATAS_Mindica_2.1, whole genome shotgun sequence genome has a window encoding:
- the LOC123224033 gene encoding lysine-specific demethylase JMJ25-like, which produces MQLNVEQKFEGKDNNDAEIEMSARRTNSKRRRISSKLPRTDGQHSQAPVKSNYCHQCHRSHKRVVNCLRCQRKRYCVTCISKCNPTMSADAIEEACPFCRGNCNCIACLRGNKIDARNVNMPTSKEERSQHFMYMVDLLYPFFKKFYHEQMREKEIEAKNRELKLSEIEIQQSVFEINERVYCNNCKTSIADYHRSCPKCSFELCISCCQEIRNGCLQGGHKLTMKHVDWGKGYLHGGEPLLLPSVKKSSSRNQTKLISRKRMRLMAEWKVNENGDIPCPVEKLGGCGYERLELRCLFSNRLLSKLRKKVKKLMKIHKMMDETQSSKNTSSGSNAASEIDSCNEKLRKAACREGSVAKFLYCPSVDDINQQGLECFKYHWVKGEPIIVTNSIEMTSGLSWEPIVLSRAFCAASHAKGSSNLVFRSIDCLDLCEVEINIHQFFKGYLEGREHSNGWPQILKLKDWPPSKHFEECLPRHGSEFLSALPYAEYAHPYYGILNIATKLPPDMLKPDLGPKAFIAYGFGEELGRGDSVTKLHYDMTDAVNILMHTADVIPSSEQLAKIENLKKLHDAQNQRELLELEHERQQKECPSERFRSEFFDPLTIEALDGGALWDIFRREDVPKLEEYLKLHHKEFRDVYCSPVEQVVHPIHDQTFYLTKHHKRKLKEEFGIEPWSFVQKVGEAVLIPAGCPHQVRNLKSCIKVALDFVSPESMKECMRLSKEFRALPHKHKAKQDKLEVC; this is translated from the exons ATGCAACTGAATGTAGAGCAAAAGTTTGAAGGCAAAGACAACAATGATGCTGAAATTGAGATGTCTGCAAGGAGGACAAATAGCAAGCGACGGAGGATAAGCAGCAAGCTGCCAAGGACAGACGGGCAGCATAGTCAAGCACCAGTGAAATCTAATTATTGCCACCAATGCCACCGAAGTCATAAGAGGGTGGTGAATTGCCTAAGATGCCAACGCAAACGTTATTGCGTCACTTGTATCTCGAAATG TAACCCAACTATGTCGGCGGATGCTATAGAAGAGGCATGCCCATTTTGTCGAGGAAACTGCAATTGCATTGCATGTTTGCGTGGGAATAAAATA GATGCCAGGAATGTAAATATGCCAACAAGTAAAGAAGAAAGGTCTCAACATTTTATGTATATGGTGGATCTTTTATATCCATTCTTCAAAAAGTTTTACCATGagcaaatgagagaaaaagagatagaGGCCAAAAATAGAG AATTAAAACTGTCGGAGATAGAAATACAACAATCTGTGTTTGAGATTAATGAGCGTGTGTATTG CAACAATTGTAAAACCTCCATAGCTGACTACCACAGGAGCTGCCCAAAATGCTCATTTGAATTATGTATTTCCTGTTGCCAAGAAATTCGCAATGGTTGTTTGCAAGGCGGACATAAACTGACCATGAAACATGTCGATTGGGGGAAAGGTTATCTACATGGAGGTGAACCTCTCTTGCTCCCCTCGGTTAAGAAAAGTTCATCAAGGAACCAGACTAAGTTAATCTCGAGGAAACGTATGAGACTAATGGCTGAATGGAAAGTAAATGAAAACGGTGACATCCCTTGTCCAGTGGAAAAGTTAGGTGGTTGTGGATATGAGCGACTGGAGTTAAGATGCTTATTTTCAAATAGATTGCTATCGAAGTTAAGgaagaaagttaaaaaattgatgaaaatccatAAAATGATGGACGAAACTCAAAGTTCTAAGAATACCAGTTCAGGCTCCAATGCGGCTAGTGAGATTGATTCATGTAACGAGAAATTAAGGAAAGCAGCTTGTCGGGAAGGTTCAGTTGCTAAATTTCTATACTGCCCTTCGGTTGATGATATCAATCAACAAGGTTTAGAGTGTTTTAAGTACCATTGGGTTAAAGGAGAGCCAATTATTGTTACAAATTCTATAGAAATGACCTCTGGCTTGAGTTGGGAGCCAATAGTATTGTCACGTGCTTTTTGTGCCGCATCGCATGCTAAAGGCTCCTCAAATTTGGTGTTTAGAAGCATTGATTGTCTTGATTTGTGTGAG GTTGAAATAAATATTCACCAATTTTTCAAAGGGTATCTGGAGGGCCGTGAGCACTCAAATGGTTGGCCACAAATCCTCAAGCTCAAAGATTGGCCCCCATCTAAGCATTTTGAGGAGTGTTTACCACGCCATGGTTCAGAATTTTTAAGTGCCTTGCCATATGCTGAATATGCACATCCTTACTATGGCATTCTCAATATTGCAACAAAGCTGCCTCCAGATATGTTGAAACCAGATTTAGGGCCAAAAGCTTTTATAGCATACGGATTTGGTGAAGAGCTTGGACGTGGAGACTCTGTGACCAAGCTGCATTATGACATGACAGATGCG GTGAATATTTTGATGCATACTGCGGATGTTATCCCGAGTTCTGAACAGCTtgctaaaatagaaaatttgaagaaattgcatGATGCTCAAAACCAAAGAGAGTTGTTGGAACTTGAGCATGAAAGACAACAAAAGGAATGTCCCTCAGAAAGGTTTAGGTCTGAGTTTTTTGACCCTTTAACAATAGAGGCTTTAGATGGTGGTGCTCTTTGGGATATTTTCCGGCGGGAGGATGTGCCGAAACTTGAGGAATATCTTAAGCTTCATCACAAGGAGTTCAGGGATGTTTATTGTTCTCCAGTAGAACAG GTTGTGCACCCGATTCATGATCAAACATTCTACTTGACGAAGCATCATAAGAGAAAGCTGAAAGAGGAATTTG gCATAGAGCCTTGGAGTTTTGTTCAGAAAGTTGGAGAGGCAGTCCTTATACCGGCTGGATGTCCCCATCAAGTGAGAAATCTGAAG TCATGTATAAAAGTTGCACTTGACTTTGTATCACCTGAAAGTATGAAAGAATGCATGCGGCTATCTAAAGAGTTTCGCGCCCTTCCTCATAAGCATAAGGCTAAGCAGGACAAACTAGAGGTATGTTGA
- the LOC123224035 gene encoding probable transcription factor At4g00390 codes for MESEKRPHDSVEGDESKGQMNPTKKTKQHSSTKTFWSEDEEISILNTAIQFSNLKGLDPTAHGNRTQFYTFIKQSFSYHDFSKRQVRKKLKSLKKNFERNVVESKAFSDPHQNKVFELSLNLWGSKSISKDTPATANEEVQDATQIGSEVEEEGRVCDV; via the coding sequence ATGGAGTCCGAAAAGAGGCCTCATGACAGTGTGGAAGGTGATGAATCAAAAGGCCAAATGAACCCTACCAAAAAGACAAAGCAACACTCATCAACTAAGACCTTTTGGAGTGAGGATGAAGAGATTTCAATCCTAAACACTGCAAtccaattttcaaatctaaaagGACTCGACCCAACTGCCCATGGCAACAGGACTCAATTTTATACATTCATCAAACAATCATTTTCCTATCATGATTTTTCCAAACGCCAAGTTCGCAAAAAATTGAAAAGCCTGAAGAAAAATTTCGAAAGAAATGTTGTCGAATCAAAGGCCTTTTCAGATCCACATCAAAACAAAGTGTTTGAGCTTTCTCTCAACTTATGGGGAAGCAAAAGCATAAGCAAAGATACTCCTGCTACTGCCAATGAAGAGGTCCAAGACGCAACTCAAATTGGTAGTGAAGTTGAAGAAGAGGGAAGAGTTTGTGATGTTTGA
- the LOC123224326 gene encoding lysine-specific demethylase JMJ25-like, which translates to MQVSRGEGKFQCKEKSDDEENYNGKTDTSNIEVEMQLNVEQKFEGKDNNDAEIEMFARRTNSKRRRISSKLPRTDGQHSQAPVKSNYCHQCHRSHKRVVNCLRCQRKRYCVTCISKWYPTMSEDAIEEACPFCRGNCNCIACLRGNKIDARNVNMPTSKEERSQHFMYMVDLLYPFFKKFYHEQMREKEIEAKNRELKLSEIEIQQSVFEINERVYCNNCKTSIADYHRSCPKCSFELCISCCQEIRNGCLQGGHKLTMKHVDWGKGYLHGGEPLLLPSVKKSSSRNQTKLISRKRMRLMAEWKVNENGDIPCPVEKLGGCGYERLELRCLFSNRLLSKLRKKVKKLMKIHKMMDETQSSKNNSSGSNAASEIDSCNEKLRKAACREGSVANFLYCPSVDDINQQGLECFKYHWVKGEPIIVTNSIEMTSGLSWEPIVLSRAFCASSHAKGSSNLVFRTIDCLDLCEVEINIHQFFKGYLEGREHSNGWPQILKLKDWPPSKHFVKCLPRHGSEFLSALPYAEYTHPYYGILNIATKLPPDMLKPDLGPKAFIAYGFGEELGRGDSVTKLHYDMTDAVNILMHTADVIPSSEQLAKIENLKKLHDAQNQRELLELEHERQQKECPSERFRSEFFDPLTIEASDGGALWDIFRREDVLKLEEYLKLHHKEFRDVYCSPVEQVVHPIHDQTFYLTKHHKRKPKEEFGWFKLMLIT; encoded by the exons ATGCAAGTAAGTAGAGGGGAAGGAAAGTTTCAATGCAAAGAGAAATCTGATGATGAAGAGAACTACAATGGAAAAACA GATACCAGCAATATTGAAGTTGAAATGCAACTGAATGTAGAGCAAAAGTTTGAAGGCAAAGACAACAATGATGCTGAAATTGAGATGTTTGCAAGGAGGACAAATAGCAAGCGACGGAGGATAAGCAGCAAGCTGCCAAGGACAGACGGGCAGCATAGTCAAGCACCAGTGAAATCTAATTATTGCCACCAATGCCACCGAAGTCATAAGAGGGTGGTGAATTGCCTAAGATGCCAACGCAAACGTTATTGCGTCACTTGCATCTCGAAATG GTACCCAACTATGTCGGAGGATGCTATAGAAGAGGCATGCCCATTTTGTCGAGGAAACTGCAATTGCATTGCATGTTTGCGTGGGAATAAAATA GATGCCAGGAATGTAAATATGCCAACAAGTAAAGAAGAAAGGTCTCAACATTTTATGTATATGGTGGATCTTTTATATCCATTCTTCAAAAAGTTTTACCATGagcaaatgagagaaaaagagatagaGGCCAAAAATAGAG AATTAAAACTGTCGGAGATAGAAATACAACAATCTGTGTTTGAGATTAATGAGCGTGTGTATTG CAACAATTGTAAAACCTCCATAGCTGACTACCACAGGAGCTGCCCAAAATGCTCATTTGAATTATGTATTTCCTGTTGCCAAGAAATTCGCAATGGTTGTTTGCAAGGCGGACATAAACTGACCATGAAACATGTCGATTGGGGGAAAGGTTATCTACATGGAGGCGAACCTCTCTTGCTCCCCTCGGTTAAGAAAAGTTCATCAAGGAACCAGACTAAGTTAATCTCGAGGAAACGTATGAGACTAATGGCTGAATGGAAAGTAAATGAAAATGGTGACATCCCTTGTCCAGTGGAAAAGTTAGGTGGTTGTGGATATGAGCGACTGGAGTTAAGATGCTTATTTTCAAATAGATTGCTATCGAAGTTAAGgaagaaagttaaaaaattgatgaaaatccatAAAATGATGGACGAAACTCAAAGTTCTAAGAATAACAGTTCAGGCTCCAATGCGGCTAGTGAGATTGATTCATGTAACGAGAAATTAAGGAAAGCAGCTTGTCGGGAAGGTTCAGTTGCTAATTTTCTATACTGCCCTTCGGTTGATGATATCAATCAACAAGGTTTAGAGTGTTTTAAGTACCACTGGGTTAAAGGAGAGCCAATTATTGTTACAAATTCTATAGAAATGACCTCTGGCTTGAGTTGGGAGCCAATAGTATTGTCACGTGCTTTTTGTGCCTCATCGCATGCTAAAGGCTCCTCAAATTTGGTGTTTAGAACCATTGATTGTCTTGATTTGTGTGAG GTTGAAATAAATATTCACCAATTTTTCAAAGGGTATCTGGAGGGCCGTGAGCACTCAAATGGTTGGCCACAAATCCTCAAGCTCAAAGATTGGCCCCCATCTAAGCATTTTGTAAAGTGTTTACCACGCCATGGTTCAGAATTTTTAAGTGCCTTGCCATATGCTGAATATACACATCCTTACTATGGCATTCTCAATATTGCAACAAAGCTGCCTCCAGATATGTTGAAACCAGATTTAGGGCCAAAAGCTTTTATAGCATACGGATTTGGTGAAGAGCTTGGACGTGGAGACTCTGTGACCAAGCTGCATTATGACATGACAGATGCG GTGAATATTTTGATGCATACCGCGGATGTTATCCCGAGTTCTGAACAGCTtgctaaaatagaaaatttgaagaaattgcatGATGCTCAAAACCAAAGAGAGTTGTTGGAACTTGAGCATGAAAGACAACAAAAGGAATGTCCCTCAGAAAGGTTTAGGTCTGAGTTTTTTGACCCTTTAACAATAGAGGCTTCAGATGGTGGTGCTCTTTGGGATATTTTCCGGCGGGAGGATGTGCTGAAACTTGAGGAATATCTTAAGCTTCATCACAAGGAGTTCAGGGATGTTTATTGTTCTCCAGTAGAACAG GTTGTGCACCCGATTCATGATCAAACATTCTACTTGACGAAGCATCATAAGAGAAAGCCGAAAGAGGAATTTGGTTGGTTTAAGTTGATGTTAATTACTTAG
- the LOC123224032 gene encoding probable transcription factor At1g61730 gives MAPTKRSSWEYEEDIKEIYREVTSEEDEEDEEYKPSEAFGRFWSEEQEIAILRGVIRLSVERGVDYSSSMVYFFNYMKRLLKGNFTLRQLKDKLHKMKRKFKDNLNKDKSSFSRHEKKLFRLSKRIWGAASIVCASVESFSCPIKLYSCVNGEAMDLVGEVDERLKLDGDFIALQLFQLEINMKKAQVIQGTTMYMKKAINMLQLELIVKKTQFVQKHLSMVLDVYKSYNN, from the coding sequence ATGGCACCAACGAAGAGGTCTTCTTGGGAATATGAAGaagatataaaagaaatatacaGGGAAGTCACATCTGAAgaggatgaagaagatgaagaatatAAACCCAGTGAGGCATTTGGAAGGTTTTGGAGTGAGGAGCAAGAGATAGCCATCTTGAGGGGCGTCATCAGACTCTCAGTGGAAAGGGGGGTTGACTATTCTTCCAGTATGGTATACttctttaattatatgaaaagatTACTCAAAGGAAATTTTACTTTACGTCAACTAAAGGATAAATTacacaaaatgaaaagaaagttcAAGGATAATCTAAACAAGGACAAGTCCAGTTTTAGTAGGCATGAGAAGAAGTTGTTTAGGCTTTCCAAAAGAATATGGGGAGCTGCTTCAATTGTTTGTGCTTCTGTTGAAAGCTTCAGCTGTCCAATTAAGCTATATTCCTGTGTTAATGGCGAAGCAATGGATTTGGTTGGAGAAGTAGATGAGAGATTGAAGCTTGACGGCGACTTTATTGCCCTTCAACTTTTTCAATTGGAGATTAACATGAAAAAAGCACAAGTAATCCAAGGGACAACAATGTATATGAAAAAGGCAATTAATATGTTGCAGTTGGAGCTTATCGTTAAGAAGACACAATTCGTCCAAAAGCATCTCAGTATGGTGTTAGATGTTTACAAGTCTTATAATAATTAA
- the LOC123224034 gene encoding uncharacterized protein LOC123224034, producing the protein MAGMLPIPPDDLRCRRHGGKTWRCSGWRIHNKSLCEFHFLKRCDVKQGTSHGHVQSSERGNGNRKFKRCHQCNRIDERVVECRKCRRKCYCLSCIQTRYSSVTEEAIAECCPFCSGNCNCKACSCQNQMGTGNVEVEMQVSRGEGKFQCKEKSDDEENYNGKTVNFDLF; encoded by the exons ATGGCTGGAATGCTTCCCATCCCACCGGATGATCTCCGTTGCCGTAGACATGGCGGCAAAACATGGCGTTGCAGTGGATGGAGAATACACAACAAGTCCCTTTGTGAGTTTCACTTTCTTAAACGATGCGACGTTAAGCAAGGAACATCACATGGCCATGTTCAATCATCAGAAAGGGGGAATGGAAATCGAAAGTTTAAAAGATGCCATCAATGTAACCGGATTGACGAAAGAGTTGTGGAATGCCGCAAATGCAGACGCAAATGCTATTGCCTTTCATGCATCCAGACACG GTACTCATCAGTGACAGAGGAAGCTATTGCAGAGTGTTGCCCATTTTGCAGTGGAAATTGCAACTGCAAAGCATGTTCATGCCAGAATCAAatg GGTACTGGCAATGTTGAAGTTGAAATGCAAGTAAGTAGAGGGGAAGGAAAGTTTCAATGCAAAGAGAAATCTGATGATGAAGAGAACTACAATGGAAAAACAGTTAATTTCGATTTGTTTTAA